In one Eschrichtius robustus isolate mEscRob2 chromosome 15, mEscRob2.pri, whole genome shotgun sequence genomic region, the following are encoded:
- the SUPT7L gene encoding STAGA complex 65 subunit gamma: MLRYWGEIPVSSSQTNRSSFDLLPREFRLVEVHDPPLHQPSANKPKPPTMLDIPSEPCSLTIHTIQLIQHNRRLRNLIATAQAQNQQQTEGVKTEESEPLPSCPGSPPLPDDLLPLDCKNPSAPFHIRHSDPESDFYRGKGEPVTELSWHSCRQLLYQAVATILAHAGFECANESVLETLTDVAHEYCLKFTKLLRFAVDQEARLGQTPFPDVMEQVFHEVGIGSVLSLQKFWQHRIKDYHSYMLQISKQLSEEYERIVNPEKATEDTKPVKIKEEPVSDITFPVSEELEADLASGDQSLPMGVLGAQSERFPSNLEVEASPQASSTEVNASPLWNLAHVKMEPQESEEGNVSGHGVLGSDVFEEPMSGMSEAGIPQSPDDSDSSYGSHSTDSLMGSSPVFNQRCKKRMRKI; encoded by the exons ATGTTGAGATACTGGGGAGAGATACCAGTCTCATCAAGCCAGACCAACAGAAGTTCCTTTGACTTGCTCCCTCGGGAGTTCCGACTGGTAGAAGTCCATGACCCACCCCTGCACCAGCCCTCAGCCAACAAGCCCAAGCCCCCCACTATGCTGGACATCCCCTCAGAGCCATGCAGCCTCACCATCCATACCATTCAGCTGATCCAGCACAACCGACGTCTGCGTAACCTCATTGCCACAGCTCAGGCCCAGAATCAGCAACAGACAGAAGGTGTAAAGACTGAAGAGAGTGAGCCTCTTCCGTCCTGCCCTGGGTCACCTCCTCTTCCTGATGACCTCCTTCCTTTAGATTGTAAGAATCCCAGCGCACCATTCCACATCCGGCACAGTGACCCAGAGAGTGACTTTTATCG TGGGAAAGGGGAACCTGTGACTGAACTCAGCTGGCACTCCTGCCGGCAGCTCCTCTACCAGGCAGTGGCCACAATCCTAGCCCACGCAGGCTTTGAGTGTGCTAACGAAAGTGTCCTGGAGACCCTAACTGATGTGGCACACGAGTATTGTCTTAAGTTCACCAAGTTGCTGCGCTTTGCTGTGGATCAGGAGGCCCGGCTGGGGCAGACTCCCTTCCCCGACGTGATGGAGCAGGTTTTCCATGAAGTGGGCATTGGCAGCGTGCTCTCCCTCCAGAAGTTCTGGCAGCACCGCATCAAGGACTATCACAGTTACATGCTGCAG ATTAGTAAGCAGCTCTCTGAAGAGTATGAAAGGATTGTCAATCCTGAGAAGGCCACAGAGGACACTAAGCCTGTAAAGATCAAGGAGGAACCTGTGAGCGACATCACCTTCCCTGTCAGTGAGGAACTGGAGGCTGACCTTGCTTCTGGAGACCAGTCACTGCCCATGGGAGTCCTTGGGGCTCAGAGTGAACGCTTCCCATCTAACCTGGAGGTCGAGGCTTCACCACAGGCTTCAA GTACAGAAGTAAATGCTTCCCCTCTTTGGAACTTGGCCCACGTGAAAATGGAGCCGCAAGAGAGTGAAGAAGGCAACGTCTCTGGGCATGGCGTGCTGGGCAGCGATGTGTTCGAGGAGCCcatgtcaggcatgagtgaagcTGGGATCCCCCAGAGCCCTGATGACTCAGACAGCAGCTACGGCTCCCACTCCACTGACAGCCTCATGGGGTCCTCCCCCGTTTTCAACCAGCGCTGTAAAAAGAGGATGAGGAAAATATAA